From Desulfuromonas soudanensis, the proteins below share one genomic window:
- the lhgO gene encoding L-2-hydroxyglutarate oxidase: MTYDYIIIGGGIVGISTAWQLQQRFPKLKILLLEKEEAFSMHQTGHNSGVVHAGVYYAPGSLKARFCKAGAAATEAFCAEHNLPFDRCGKVLVATSDAELRRMKGLIERCRINGIDVEELTRSQLEKSEPNIEGLGALLVPGTAIVDYRKVASTMADCFVRLGGEARLGHEVVALEESAEAVTAIARHRGKTVTVRGRFLIACSGLMADRTARMLGIPIDFRIIPFRGEYYRLPPKHNKIVNHLIYPVPDPDLPFLGVHLTRMIDGSVTVGPNAVLGWKREGYDRLNLSLLDTWEMVTFAGFWRLLQEQLVTGLIETKNSLWKPGYLKLVQKYCPQLQLSDLLPYPPGIRAQAVMEDGSLVHDFLFAETPRTLHVCNAPSPAATAAIPIGSHICDRVTDHLKGD, encoded by the coding sequence ATCACCTATGACTACATCATTATCGGCGGCGGCATCGTCGGCATCTCCACCGCCTGGCAGCTGCAGCAGCGCTTCCCGAAGCTGAAGATCCTCCTGCTGGAGAAGGAAGAGGCCTTCTCCATGCATCAGACTGGCCACAACAGCGGCGTCGTCCATGCCGGCGTCTACTACGCGCCGGGGAGTCTGAAAGCGCGATTCTGCAAGGCCGGAGCGGCGGCGACGGAGGCCTTTTGCGCCGAGCACAACCTCCCCTTCGACCGTTGCGGCAAGGTGCTGGTGGCGACCAGCGACGCGGAACTGAGGCGCATGAAGGGATTGATCGAACGCTGCCGGATCAACGGCATCGACGTTGAAGAGCTCACCAGGTCACAACTGGAAAAAAGCGAGCCGAACATCGAGGGTCTCGGCGCCCTGCTCGTTCCGGGAACGGCCATCGTCGATTACCGGAAGGTGGCCTCCACCATGGCGGATTGCTTTGTCCGGCTCGGAGGGGAAGCGCGGCTCGGTCACGAGGTGGTTGCCCTGGAGGAATCGGCGGAGGCGGTGACGGCGATTGCCCGGCATCGGGGTAAGACGGTGACCGTGCGCGGCCGGTTTCTCATCGCCTGCTCCGGCCTGATGGCCGATCGCACCGCCCGGATGCTCGGCATCCCCATCGACTTTCGCATCATCCCCTTTCGCGGCGAGTACTACCGGCTGCCGCCGAAGCACAACAAAATCGTCAACCACCTGATCTACCCGGTACCGGACCCCGACCTCCCCTTTTTAGGGGTCCACCTGACGCGGATGATCGACGGTTCGGTCACCGTCGGACCGAACGCCGTGCTCGGCTGGAAGCGCGAAGGGTATGACAGACTCAACCTCAGCCTCCTCGACACCTGGGAGATGGTCACCTTCGCCGGCTTCTGGCGCCTGCTGCAGGAGCAACTTGTGACCGGCCTGATCGAGACGAAGAATTCCCTGTGGAAGCCGGGTTACCTCAAACTCGTGCAGAAATACTGCCCGCAGCTGCAGCTCTCCGACCTCCTCCCCTACCCGCCCGGTATCCGCGCCCAGGCGGTGATGGAGGACGGTTCGCTGGTCCATGACTTTCTCTTCGCCGAGACCCCCCGGACCCTCCATGTCTGCAACGCCCCGTCTCCGGCGGCCACCGCCGCCATCCCCATCGGCAGCCATATCTGCGACCGGGTGACAGACCACCTGAAGGGGGATTGA
- the ric gene encoding iron-sulfur cluster repair di-iron protein — MTENKRAQTTDSANKTIGEFVAEDYRTATVFEGHGIDFCCGGQATLAEACQAKGVDSDALLKEMEGVKSAPIEGSRNYGAWELPFLADYIVNTHHAYLNENTGQIAAYADKIAGVHGAHHPEVVEISAIFRKIAADLADHLREEEEVLFPAVKRIEMARKSGGAPEAGDVRVIRASLEKLQKEHEEIGDAVHAIRRLARDYAIPADACNTFVLTYRKLEEFENDLHMHVHLENNILFPKAARPC, encoded by the coding sequence ATGACCGAAAACAAAAGAGCACAGACGACGGATTCTGCAAATAAAACGATCGGCGAATTCGTCGCCGAAGATTACCGGACCGCGACGGTCTTCGAAGGACACGGCATCGACTTCTGCTGCGGCGGCCAGGCGACCCTCGCCGAGGCCTGTCAGGCCAAGGGAGTCGATTCGGACGCCCTGCTGAAGGAGATGGAGGGGGTCAAAAGCGCTCCGATCGAAGGGAGCCGGAATTACGGGGCCTGGGAGCTGCCCTTTCTTGCCGACTACATCGTCAATACCCACCATGCCTACCTCAACGAGAATACCGGGCAGATTGCCGCCTACGCCGACAAGATCGCCGGGGTCCATGGCGCCCATCACCCTGAGGTCGTGGAGATATCCGCCATTTTCCGCAAGATTGCCGCCGACCTGGCCGACCATCTCCGCGAAGAGGAGGAGGTTCTCTTCCCGGCGGTCAAGCGGATCGAGATGGCCCGCAAAAGCGGAGGGGCCCCCGAAGCCGGGGACGTCAGGGTCATCCGGGCGTCGCTGGAAAAACTGCAAAAGGAGCACGAGGAAATCGGCGACGCGGTCCACGCCATCCGCCGTCTCGCCAGGGATTATGCAATACCGGCGGATGCCTGCAACACCTTCGTCCTGACCTACCGCAAGCTCGAAGAATTTGAAAACGATCTGCACATGCACGTCCACCTGGAAAACAACATCCTCTTCCCGAAGGCGGCCCGACCCTGCTGA
- a CDS encoding TetR/AcrR family transcriptional regulator, whose product MSSKKEEKRMALLNAALELFAERGFNGSSTALIAKRAGVASGTLFFHFTSKEELIHALFKEVRSKIDSRVLENFPGSMALRERLLRILSNLLRYFLEHPAEFKFVEQYHFSPFSERGGSFRDENEAIRNLLLLARKEGIVKDVPLLCLEAVAFGPISSLVKEHANRRTSIDDEIIRLTIDACWDGLKRQDE is encoded by the coding sequence ATGTCGTCAAAAAAAGAAGAGAAGCGTATGGCCCTCCTGAATGCTGCTCTGGAGCTCTTCGCTGAGAGGGGATTCAACGGTTCGTCAACGGCCCTTATCGCCAAGCGGGCCGGCGTTGCCAGCGGCACCCTTTTCTTCCATTTCACCTCCAAGGAAGAACTGATTCATGCCTTGTTCAAAGAGGTCCGGTCGAAAATCGACAGCCGGGTTCTGGAGAATTTTCCTGGAAGCATGGCCCTTCGGGAGCGTCTCCTGCGGATCCTTTCCAATCTCCTGCGCTACTTCCTGGAACATCCCGCCGAATTCAAGTTTGTGGAGCAATATCATTTTTCACCCTTTAGTGAACGGGGCGGCAGCTTCCGTGATGAGAACGAGGCGATCCGCAACCTTTTGCTTCTGGCCCGCAAAGAAGGGATTGTCAAAGATGTGCCTCTCCTCTGCCTGGAAGCGGTTGCTTTCGGGCCCATTTCTTCTTTGGTTAAGGAACATGCCAACCGCAGAACTTCCATCGACGACGAGATCATCCGGTTGACCATTGATGCCTGCTGGGACGGGTTGAAAAGGCAAGACGAATAA
- the adeC gene encoding AdeC/AdeK/OprM family multidrug efflux complex outer membrane factor: MRKTITRIMIPVVLACVFLAGCGTLAPNYTRSAPPVPVSWPEGPAYPATALPAASPVLSEMAWRDFFSDEKLKALIGLALENNRDLRVAALNIERARAQYRIQRAELFPSVGASGEGSVSRLSESLSPAGKGETIDQYGVGVGLSSYELDFFGRVRSLKGRALEEFFATEEARRSAQITLVSEVARGYLVLAADRERLALARQTLTSHQATHDLTRRRFDVGVASALEVRQAQTSVDSTRVDIARYTGLVAEDENALSFLAGTSLRAELLPDAPVNSVTLLDEIPAGVPSEVLQRRPDILAAEHRLKGANANIGAARAAFFPRIALTASAGFASDDLLDLFGSGTGTWAFAPRIDIPIFTAGSLRARLKTSKIDREISLARYEGAIQSAFREVADALAQRGTVNDQLTAQQSLVEAAADSYRLSEARFSKGIDSFLNVLDSQRSLYGAQQNLISIRLFRLNNLVTLYRVLGGGAV; the protein is encoded by the coding sequence ATGCGTAAAACAATCACCCGGATTATGATCCCGGTCGTCCTCGCCTGCGTTTTTCTGGCCGGCTGCGGGACCCTTGCCCCGAATTACACCCGGTCTGCTCCCCCCGTGCCGGTCTCCTGGCCCGAGGGTCCGGCGTACCCGGCCACGGCATTGCCGGCCGCAAGTCCCGTCCTATCCGAGATGGCCTGGCGCGACTTTTTCAGCGACGAGAAACTCAAGGCGCTGATCGGGCTCGCTCTGGAAAACAACCGCGACCTGCGGGTGGCCGCTCTCAATATCGAAAGAGCGCGGGCCCAGTACCGGATTCAGCGGGCCGAACTTTTTCCGTCTGTCGGCGCCTCCGGCGAGGGGAGCGTCAGCCGCCTGTCGGAGAGCCTCTCCCCCGCAGGAAAGGGAGAGACTATCGACCAGTACGGCGTCGGCGTCGGACTCAGTTCCTACGAGCTCGACTTTTTCGGCCGGGTGCGAAGCCTCAAGGGGCGGGCTCTCGAAGAGTTTTTCGCCACCGAAGAGGCGCGCCGCAGCGCCCAGATCACCCTGGTGTCCGAGGTGGCGAGGGGCTACCTGGTCCTGGCTGCTGACCGTGAGCGGTTGGCGCTCGCCCGGCAAACGCTGACGAGCCATCAGGCGACTCATGACCTCACCCGCCGTCGTTTCGATGTCGGGGTCGCCTCGGCCCTCGAAGTGCGCCAGGCCCAGACGAGCGTTGATTCGACCCGCGTCGATATCGCCCGCTACACCGGTCTGGTCGCCGAGGACGAAAATGCCCTGAGTTTCCTGGCCGGCACCTCCCTGAGGGCGGAACTTCTCCCCGATGCCCCCGTCAATTCCGTCACACTTCTTGATGAGATACCCGCCGGGGTGCCGTCGGAGGTTCTGCAGCGTCGCCCCGACATCCTTGCTGCCGAGCATCGGCTCAAGGGGGCCAACGCCAATATCGGTGCCGCCCGGGCAGCTTTTTTCCCGCGCATCGCCCTGACCGCTTCGGCCGGATTCGCCAGCGACGATCTGTTGGACCTTTTCGGCTCCGGCACGGGGACCTGGGCGTTTGCCCCTCGCATCGACATCCCCATCTTCACCGCCGGAAGCCTGCGGGCTCGCCTGAAGACGTCGAAGATCGATCGGGAGATCTCCCTGGCCCGGTACGAGGGGGCGATCCAGAGCGCCTTTCGGGAGGTGGCCGATGCCCTGGCGCAACGCGGAACAGTCAACGATCAGCTGACCGCCCAGCAATCGCTGGTCGAGGCCGCCGCCGACAGTTATCGCCTTTCCGAAGCGCGGTTCAGCAAGGGGATTGACAGCTTTCTCAACGTCCTCGATTCCCAGCGTTCACTCTACGGTGCTCAGCAAAACCTGATCAGCATCCGTCTTTTCCGTCTGAACAATCTGGTGACACTTTACAGGGTCCTCGGCGGCGGCGCCGTTTGA
- a CDS encoding YegP family protein, which yields MTGKFVIERAKDEQFYFNLKAANGQVILTSEMYKAKASAQNGIESIQKNAAADDNYERKESKNNKPYFVLKALNKQIIGQSQMYSSTSAMEAGIASVKSNGPGATVEDLTL from the coding sequence ATGACCGGAAAATTTGTTATTGAAAGAGCAAAGGACGAGCAGTTTTACTTCAACCTCAAAGCCGCCAACGGACAGGTGATCCTGACCAGTGAGATGTACAAGGCCAAGGCCAGTGCCCAGAACGGCATCGAGTCGATCCAGAAGAATGCCGCTGCCGATGACAACTATGAACGAAAAGAATCCAAGAACAATAAGCCGTATTTTGTGCTGAAGGCACTGAATAAACAGATCATCGGCCAGAGCCAGATGTACTCGTCGACATCGGCCATGGAAGCCGGAATCGCCTCGGTTAAAAGCAACGGCCCCGGGGCGACGGTGGAGGATCTCACCCTGTAA
- a CDS encoding TetR/AcrR family transcriptional regulator: MTQTEKRSEILRSALVLISQKGFHGAPMSMIADQAQVAMGTIYRCFESKESLIHELHRELESRFQTAIMQDFPSGEPLRERFLHVSRVFVRYSLASPTDFCFLEQFYNSPFGVSYRRDRILGNNDTGVLQKLLDEARKDGMLKPLPHTVLCALIFGPLFCLVRDHIFNFIELDQKLVDACLEATWDAIRL; this comes from the coding sequence ATGACTCAAACGGAAAAACGCAGTGAAATATTGCGCTCGGCCCTGGTGCTGATCTCCCAAAAGGGCTTTCATGGCGCCCCGATGTCGATGATCGCCGATCAGGCTCAGGTCGCCATGGGAACAATCTACCGCTGCTTCGAGAGTAAGGAGTCCCTGATCCATGAGTTGCACAGGGAGCTGGAAAGTCGCTTCCAGACAGCGATCATGCAGGATTTTCCATCCGGGGAGCCCCTCCGGGAAAGGTTTCTCCATGTGAGTCGGGTTTTTGTCCGCTACAGCCTGGCGTCCCCCACGGATTTTTGTTTTCTCGAACAATTTTACAATTCACCTTTCGGCGTCTCCTACCGTCGGGATCGGATTCTTGGCAATAATGATACCGGGGTCCTTCAAAAGCTCCTCGATGAGGCGCGAAAAGACGGGATGCTCAAACCTTTGCCCCATACGGTGCTCTGCGCCCTGATCTTCGGGCCTCTGTTTTGCCTGGTCCGGGACCATATTTTCAACTTCATTGAACTGGATCAAAAACTGGTCGATGCCTGCCTGGAAGCGACCTGGGATGCCATCAGACTTTGA
- a CDS encoding peptidoglycan-binding domain-containing protein, whose protein sequence is MKPLLLITTLAALGSLFMAGQALSAGEQHMGRSGSDNAPAMAGERQMQHRVTSQNLNRNQIREAQRLLNERGIRAGEADGVLGEQTRAAIREFQRTQNMTATGTLDDPTLRALAPDAEKQEFFGLSPAYGEPEDKGMEKMPMTPEPTREQRMEEEQKQEKTGY, encoded by the coding sequence ATGAAACCTCTACTTCTGATCACCACCCTGGCCGCTCTCGGGAGCCTGTTCATGGCCGGACAGGCGCTGAGCGCCGGGGAACAGCACATGGGGCGGTCCGGTTCGGACAACGCCCCGGCGATGGCCGGGGAAAGGCAGATGCAGCACCGCGTCACCTCCCAGAACCTGAATCGAAACCAGATCCGCGAAGCCCAGAGACTCCTCAACGAACGCGGCATCCGGGCCGGGGAGGCGGACGGCGTCCTCGGGGAGCAGACCCGAGCGGCCATACGCGAGTTCCAGCGGACGCAAAATATGACCGCCACCGGAACGCTTGACGATCCGACCCTGAGGGCCCTGGCGCCGGATGCCGAGAAACAGGAATTTTTCGGCCTGTCTCCGGCCTACGGCGAACCGGAGGACAAAGGCATGGAAAAGATGCCGATGACGCCGGAGCCGACAAGAGAACAGCGGATGGAAGAGGAACAAAAACAGGAAAAAACCGGGTATTGA
- a CDS encoding efflux RND transporter permease subunit: MARFFINRPIFAWVIAIIIMLSGVLAVKTLPVSQYPPIAPPQISINAMYPGASAQTVQDTVTQIIEQKMNGIDNLIYMSSSSDSAGAVSITLTFKAGTDPNMAQVQVQNKLQLATPLLPQVVQRQGISVLKATMNFLVIVGFVSEDGTMSRNELSDYAVSNIQDIISRVEGVGELQMFGTQNAMRIWLNPDKLNNYHLTPADVTAALQAQNAQVSAGQFGGTPAAMGQQLNASITARTLLQTPEEFGNIILRTDSDGSAVYLRDVADCQVGTENYDIQARYNGKPTAGMGLKLAAGANALETAERVKAKMAELSQFFPAGMKVVYPYDTTPFVKISIEEVVLTLIEAIFLVFVVMFLFLQNIRATLIPTIAVPVVLLGTFGVLLASGFSINTLTMFAMVLAIGLLVDDAIVVVENVERIMTEEGLPPKEATIKSMGQITGALWGIALVLSAVFVPMAFFGGSTGVIYRQFAITIVSSMILSVLVAMVLTPALCATLLKPVAKGHVAADSGWFSGFFRWFNKWFDRGSAGYQSMVGRMLAKTGRYMLLYGVIVVVMALLFARMPTGFLPDEDQGFIICQIQLPAGATEERTLDVLKQVEHHFLEVDNRAVDSVMAVAGFSFAGRGQNMGLAFVKLKAWEERNSPELRAPAIARRAMGAFSRIRDALAFAFTPPAVIELGQANGFDFMLQDRGGLGHVKLMEARNQLLGMAAQNPAVVAVRPNGQDDTPQFKLDIDDLRAGALGVSLSDINNVIGTAWGSSYVNDYLENGRVKKVFIQADAKYRMLPEDISKWHVRNDRGEMVPFNAFSSARWEYGSPRLERYNGMPSAEIMGQAAPGRSSGDAMAEMEKMAGQLPAGIGFEWTGLSYEERMAGAQAPTLYVLSLLVVFLCLAALYESWAVPFSVILVVPLGVLGAVLAASSRGFDNDVYFQIAILTTVGLASKNAILIVEFAKEQMEQGLGLVEATLAAARLRLRPILMTSLAFFFGVLPLALNSGAGSGAQNAMGTAVSGGMVFATVLAIYFVPVFFVVVRKFFPVKERSAPAVAPIQPAVEIP, translated from the coding sequence ATGGCAAGGTTTTTTATCAATCGCCCGATATTCGCATGGGTGATTGCCATCATCATCATGCTGTCCGGGGTGCTGGCCGTCAAGACGTTGCCGGTCTCCCAGTACCCGCCGATCGCGCCGCCGCAGATCTCGATCAACGCCATGTATCCCGGGGCGTCGGCGCAGACCGTGCAGGATACCGTCACCCAGATCATCGAACAGAAGATGAACGGGATCGACAACCTGATCTATATGTCCTCCAGCAGCGACTCGGCGGGGGCCGTCTCCATCACCCTGACTTTCAAAGCCGGCACCGACCCGAACATGGCCCAGGTGCAGGTGCAGAACAAGCTGCAGCTGGCCACGCCGCTTCTTCCGCAGGTCGTGCAGCGGCAGGGAATTTCGGTTTTGAAAGCGACCATGAATTTCCTGGTCATCGTCGGCTTCGTCTCCGAGGATGGGACCATGAGCCGCAATGAACTCTCCGACTATGCGGTCTCCAACATCCAGGACATCATCAGCCGGGTCGAAGGGGTCGGCGAACTGCAGATGTTCGGTACCCAGAACGCCATGCGTATCTGGCTGAATCCGGACAAGCTCAACAACTATCATCTGACCCCCGCCGATGTGACCGCCGCCCTCCAGGCGCAGAACGCGCAGGTTTCGGCCGGGCAGTTCGGCGGTACCCCTGCCGCCATGGGGCAGCAGCTCAACGCCTCCATCACCGCGCGCACCTTGCTGCAGACCCCGGAGGAGTTTGGGAATATTATCCTGCGCACGGACAGCGACGGCTCCGCGGTCTATCTGCGGGATGTGGCCGACTGCCAGGTTGGCACCGAGAATTACGATATTCAGGCCCGATATAACGGCAAGCCGACCGCCGGAATGGGCCTCAAACTGGCGGCCGGCGCCAACGCCCTCGAGACCGCCGAGCGGGTCAAGGCCAAGATGGCGGAACTCTCCCAGTTCTTCCCGGCCGGCATGAAGGTGGTCTACCCCTACGACACCACCCCCTTTGTCAAGATCTCCATCGAGGAGGTGGTCCTGACCCTGATCGAGGCGATCTTTCTCGTTTTCGTCGTCATGTTCCTCTTTTTGCAGAACATTCGCGCGACCCTGATCCCCACCATCGCCGTGCCGGTTGTGCTCCTCGGTACCTTCGGGGTCCTTTTGGCCAGCGGCTTTTCCATCAACACCCTGACCATGTTCGCCATGGTCCTGGCCATCGGGTTGCTGGTGGATGACGCCATCGTCGTCGTCGAGAATGTCGAGAGGATTATGACGGAGGAGGGCCTGCCGCCGAAGGAGGCGACCATCAAGTCGATGGGGCAGATCACCGGGGCTCTCTGGGGGATCGCTCTCGTCCTCTCGGCGGTTTTCGTGCCGATGGCCTTCTTCGGCGGTTCCACCGGCGTTATCTACCGGCAGTTTGCCATCACCATCGTCTCGTCCATGATCCTCTCGGTGCTGGTGGCGATGGTTCTGACTCCGGCGCTCTGCGCCACCCTTCTCAAACCGGTGGCCAAAGGGCACGTGGCCGCCGACAGCGGCTGGTTCTCCGGGTTCTTCCGTTGGTTCAACAAGTGGTTCGATCGGGGGAGTGCGGGGTATCAGTCCATGGTCGGGCGGATGCTGGCAAAAACCGGGCGCTATATGCTCCTCTACGGAGTCATTGTGGTCGTCATGGCTCTGCTCTTCGCGCGGATGCCCACCGGCTTCCTCCCCGACGAGGACCAGGGCTTCATCATCTGCCAGATTCAATTGCCGGCCGGAGCCACGGAGGAACGGACCCTGGATGTTCTCAAACAGGTCGAACACCATTTCCTCGAAGTCGATAATCGGGCCGTCGATTCGGTGATGGCCGTGGCCGGCTTCAGCTTCGCCGGTCGGGGCCAGAATATGGGCCTGGCCTTTGTGAAGCTCAAGGCCTGGGAAGAGCGCAACAGCCCGGAGCTGCGCGCGCCGGCTATCGCCAGGCGGGCCATGGGGGCCTTCTCCCGGATCAGGGACGCGCTGGCTTTTGCCTTTACGCCGCCGGCGGTGATCGAACTGGGGCAGGCCAACGGCTTCGATTTTATGCTGCAGGACCGTGGGGGTCTGGGGCATGTCAAGCTGATGGAGGCGCGCAATCAGCTCCTCGGAATGGCCGCTCAAAATCCGGCTGTGGTGGCGGTGCGCCCCAACGGCCAGGATGACACCCCCCAGTTCAAGCTCGACATCGATGATTTGCGGGCCGGCGCCCTGGGCGTCTCCCTGTCGGATATCAACAACGTCATCGGAACGGCCTGGGGAAGCTCCTACGTCAACGACTATCTGGAAAACGGCCGGGTCAAGAAGGTCTTTATCCAGGCCGACGCCAAATACCGGATGCTCCCCGAGGACATCAGCAAATGGCATGTGCGCAACGATCGGGGCGAAATGGTCCCCTTCAACGCCTTTTCCAGCGCCCGCTGGGAATACGGTTCGCCCCGCCTGGAACGCTACAACGGCATGCCGTCGGCGGAGATCATGGGGCAGGCGGCACCGGGGAGAAGTTCCGGCGACGCCATGGCGGAAATGGAGAAAATGGCCGGTCAGCTCCCTGCGGGGATCGGCTTCGAGTGGACGGGTCTCTCCTACGAGGAACGGATGGCCGGCGCCCAGGCACCGACCCTCTACGTCCTCTCGCTCCTGGTGGTCTTTCTCTGTCTGGCTGCCCTCTACGAGAGCTGGGCGGTCCCTTTCTCCGTCATACTGGTGGTCCCCCTGGGTGTCCTCGGCGCCGTACTTGCGGCCAGCTCGCGCGGCTTCGACAACGACGTCTATTTCCAGATCGCCATCCTCACCACCGTCGGTCTGGCTTCCAAGAACGCCATCCTGATCGTGGAATTCGCCAAGGAGCAGATGGAGCAAGGCCTGGGGCTGGTCGAAGCGACCCTGGCGGCGGCAAGACTTCGCCTGAGGCCGATCCTCATGACCTCGTTGGCTTTCTTCTTCGGGGTTCTCCCTCTGGCCCTCAACAGCGGGGCGGGCTCAGGCGCCCAGAACGCCATGGGGACCGCCGTCAGCGGCGGCATGGTCTTCGCTACGGTGCTGGCGATTTACTTCGTGCCGGTCTTTTTCGTCGTCGTCCGCAAGTTCTTTCCGGTAAAGGAGCGGTCTGCACCTGCCGTCGCCCCGATACAACCCGCTGTGGAGATCCCTTGA
- a CDS encoding efflux RND transporter periplasmic adaptor subunit — protein MRRIKFGMLAAVAVTLMLLTTGCGKETTAAGPPPSGPPEVGVLVMHPERVTLTTELSGRVVPHRIAEVRPQVGGIIQNRLFTEGAEVKAGQVLYQIDPARYRAAHNSARAALSRAEANLSTARLREERYRQLVEINAVSQQDYDDASAALKEAKADVEAVGAALESARIDLDDTVVKAPITGRIGRSTVTTGALVTASQVEPLATIQQLDPLYVDVTQSTGDLLRLKQSLASGLLNSDGAAEADVRLLLEDGSAYPLPGILKFSEVTVEPSTGSVTLRTLFPNPEQLLLPGMFVRAILEEGSNEQAILVPQRGVSRNAAGKAMVMVVGAEEKVEPRVIQVARTVGDNWLVSKGLEAGDRVILEGIQRARPGTPVKAALFVGKLDAALAGQPQSASAQN, from the coding sequence ATGCGCAGAATCAAATTTGGAATGTTGGCGGCCGTTGCTGTCACCCTGATGTTGCTCACAACCGGATGTGGAAAAGAAACGACCGCCGCAGGGCCGCCGCCGAGCGGTCCTCCGGAGGTGGGGGTACTGGTCATGCACCCCGAAAGGGTGACGCTGACCACCGAGCTCTCCGGCCGGGTCGTTCCTCACCGGATCGCTGAAGTGCGGCCGCAAGTGGGGGGGATCATCCAGAATCGCCTCTTCACCGAGGGGGCCGAGGTCAAGGCAGGACAGGTGCTCTACCAGATCGATCCGGCTCGCTATCGCGCGGCGCACAACAGCGCCAGGGCCGCCCTCTCCCGTGCCGAGGCGAATCTCTCCACGGCACGGCTGCGGGAAGAACGCTACCGTCAACTCGTGGAAATTAATGCCGTCAGCCAACAGGACTACGACGATGCCAGCGCCGCCCTCAAAGAGGCGAAGGCGGACGTCGAAGCCGTCGGAGCGGCCCTCGAGAGCGCCCGCATCGACCTCGATGACACGGTGGTGAAGGCGCCCATCACGGGGCGGATCGGCCGTTCCACCGTGACCACCGGGGCTCTGGTGACGGCCAGCCAGGTCGAACCCCTCGCCACGATCCAGCAGCTCGATCCCCTGTACGTGGATGTGACCCAGTCCACCGGCGACCTTCTCCGCCTGAAACAGAGCCTTGCCAGCGGTCTGCTCAACAGCGACGGAGCCGCAGAGGCCGACGTCCGTCTGCTCCTCGAGGACGGCTCTGCCTACCCTTTGCCGGGGATACTGAAATTCTCGGAAGTCACCGTCGAACCGAGTACCGGATCGGTCACCCTGCGCACCCTTTTCCCAAACCCCGAACAGCTCCTGCTCCCCGGGATGTTCGTCCGTGCCATCCTGGAGGAAGGAAGCAACGAGCAGGCGATCCTCGTGCCGCAGCGGGGAGTCTCGCGCAACGCGGCCGGCAAGGCCATGGTCATGGTCGTCGGCGCCGAGGAGAAGGTCGAGCCGCGGGTGATTCAGGTCGCCAGGACGGTGGGCGACAACTGGCTGGTCAGCAAAGGGCTTGAGGCCGGCGACCGCGTGATTCTCGAAGGAATCCAGAGGGCCCGCCCCGGAACGCCGGTCAAGGCGGCTCTCTTCGTCGGCAAGCTAGATGCAGCCCTTGCCGGCCAACCGCAATCCGCCTCAGCCCAGAATTAA